TGAGTAGCAGAATCATTGTGACCACAACAAATGAGCAAATAGCAAGGAACTGCCACTTGAATTGCCGGGTTCAGAAGATGCAGCCACTCGACCAGCTCTCCGCCCGGACCTTGCTAACCCGAAAGGCTTTTGGTGAGGACGGATGCCCTATCGATTTGGAGGAAAGCTTGGATATGATCCTGAACACGTGTGAATGCCTTCCTCTTGCGATAGTTAATATGGCTGATCATATCAAAGGGAAAAGATTGTGCGACAGAAGCCAGTGCGTGCACGCTTGCGAGAACTTCCGGTTCCTGCTCGATGCCAAAAATGAAGCCTTCTTAGGTATGCATCAAGTGCTTGATCGCAGCTATAACAGCCTGAACAATCATGCCATGGCATGCTTGCTGTCCCTAACTATGTATCACAAGGATAATGTTTTCAGGAGGAAAAGCCTGATCCGGAGATGGTTGGCTGAAAGGGTAATCATTGTTACAGACGGTCAATCCGAGGAGGATGTGGCAAACCAGTGCTTCACTGACTTGGTCGACCATAATATCATCCTGCCGACAGATGTTAGCATCAATGGACAGGTGAAGAGGTTTCGAGTTCACCGAATAATGCTCGAGTTCATCATAAACAAGGCGCACTCTGAGAATTTTGTCAATTGGATCAATATCCATGAAGATGGCATTATGGGAGACCCGGGACATGGGGAGAATATCAATCGGCTCATTCTCCATAATAACAGCTCAAGACCTCCCAAGATAGGTGAAAGGTTTGATTTATCTTGTGTCCGGTCACTCACATGTTTCGGGCTGGCAAGTAAATCTCTCATGTACTTCAAGGACTACACATTGTTGAGATCATTGGATCTAGAGGGATGCAGTAACCTGCATGACGAGCATCTCGAAACTCTCTGCAAGTCGTCAATGCTCAGATATCTGAGCATCAGAGGGAACGTCGGGGTAAGCAGAATTCCCCGGAAGATGATCAAGCTGAAACATTTGGAGACACTAGACACAAGGGGAACCAGCGTGGGCACTCTGCCCATGGAAATCATCCAGCTCCCCGAGCTGACCAACCTGTTTGGACTGTTCCAGATAACTTCCAGCTCGAGCAGCATGAGGGCGTTCTTGTCAGAGAAGATCTGTCGTCTGCAGACATTGGCAGGATTCTTCGTCGACAAAAGCCCCAACTTTGTGAAAGCTTTACCTCGCATGCCCAAACTGAACAAGGTCAAAATCAGCTGTCGTCAGACTGCTGCTCCCAGCAACGAGGTTATCACTGATCTTCTGATCTCCCTCAAGGAATGTTTTGAGAAAGATCTCTCTCCACGGAATATACCTCTTCGTTCTCTGTCGATCGATTTCGGGTTTTCAGGTAACCTGGCTTTCCTGGATAAGCTGGAAGTCCCATTCCCATGTTCTCTCCAATCCCTCAAGCTACGCGGCCAGTTGACAAGATTGCCCAAGTTCATCGAGTCGGCAAACCTGCAAGAACTGTGCTTGTCGGGGAGTAATCTTGGCTGGGAAGCCCTCTCGCGGTTGCAATGTTTACAGAGCCTGCTCTATCTCAAACTGACAGAGCAGGAACCTGCTGCCTTCAAGCTTGGAGCAGAAGGGTTTGTCTGGCGGAGTGGAGGGTTCGTGAACCTGAAGCGCCTGTGCTTGGTCGTCGCGGAGCTGCCCAAGATTGTCATCCAGCACAAGGCCATGCCGGGTCTCGAGTCACTCCAGCTCTTCTGCTTTCGCCTCGGCTCCATCTCCGGCATCGACCACCTGCTCCGGCtcgaggaggtggtggttgCCTCCACCTTTCGTGGAGTCGCGGCAGAGGATTTGAAGCGGCAAGTCGAGGCGCATCCCGTGAGACCAAAATTCGTGGAGAAACCACACCCCTCGCCACCGGCATCTAGGCGGGAGCTGACGAGAAGCATAAGGATTCAAAGCACCGACCACGAACGTgactgagggtgtgtttagattcaggtgtaaagttttggcgtgtcacattggtattatatagggtgtcgtatgaGGTGGTtgggtactaataaaaaaactaattacagaatccgtcagtaaaccgcgaaacgaatttattaaacataattaatctgtcattagcaaatgtttactgtagcaccacattgtaaaatcatggagcaattaggtttaaaagatttgtctcacaaattagtcgcaatctgtgtaattaattatttttttaagtctatatttaatacttaatgcatgtgttcaaacattcgatgtgacagggtgaaaaattttgagatGGGATATAAACAAGGCCTGATTTTCAGTTTCGTTTGCGGAATTGCTAAAATACTATCGCAAGTTTTTTAAGCAAAacaaactttcaaatgtaactataaTTTAAAGTGTAACTATAATTACAacgtaattacactataactacaTTGCAATCTCTATATaagttagatataaagttgcatatacattttaatacttatatacaagttagttatattatagttatagtgTACTTATATTACAAGTATTTTCCTTAAAAAACTGATAGATTTGTATAAGCTGGTGGTTGGGTACAAAGCTGTTATCACGGAAATGAATCAACTCTCgagacgcgaatattagggaatgacctaatatcaaatacttagaaggggtgaggtttCGAACCCagatcgtctagcccaccaccttgtgaagttagccggaagacccctggGCATTTCTCCTCTCGAGAAAGTTTCTTGTTTATCAGTTAAATAATAActatattaatattttgataAGATAGATTATTAAATAAAATGTCACTCTATAAACATGGAAACCTCCACCAGTTGCAACAAAATACTAACAAATTAAGCTTTAGTTAGTATGCCACggtcatttttgtttttgtttttgaaatttTAGAAGTTCAACCCCATTCAGTTTACATATTCTTGAAGTGAtttatcatatactccctccgcttTATATTATAAATCCCTTGATTTTTTTCCAAATCAAACTTTTCATGTTTGATCAaagtatatatagaaaaacatacaatatttttaacagaaaaacatattatcaaaatatatttaatattatatttaataaaactaatttggtgttgtagatgttgctagatttgtctataaacttattCAAAATCAAAgaag
The nucleotide sequence above comes from Oryza glaberrima chromosome 11, OglaRS2, whole genome shotgun sequence. Encoded proteins:
- the LOC127755342 gene encoding disease resistance protein RGA4-like is translated as METALGLVDIAVKLFNLLDESYEQGKGLAAGIDFIRRELRSIKEAISMRSGTADQEGIRSWMADLRDICRKIENCVDLYNLRVVVVGKHRKKPGVVRDAIHHLTLRTTLARGKLSEDIEAIRKLVEQANSRVTAYHPQAQQATIHKNSSTVNNGATRHASEAHPDGLDTPKAELVRLLSQGDGKAKQLRVIAIDGLGGSGKTVLAKVSYEQVNREFDCRAWVSASDDIDELLADILGEFSEQIPRSSSKDLGRRLRDFLENKRYIIVIDNVHTTVWWRDILYACPDNNMSSRIIVTTTNEQIARNCHLNCRVQKMQPLDQLSARTLLTRKAFGEDGCPIDLEESLDMILNTCECLPLAIVNMADHIKGKRLCDRSQCVHACENFRFLLDAKNEAFLGMHQVLDRSYNSLNNHAMACLLSLTMYHKDNVFRRKSLIRRWLAERVIIVTDGQSEEDVANQCFTDLVDHNIILPTDVSINGQVKRFRVHRIMLEFIINKAHSENFVNWINIHEDGIMGDPGHGENINRLILHNNSSRPPKIGERFDLSCVRSLTCFGLASKSLMYFKDYTLLRSLDLEGCSNLHDEHLETLCKSSMLRYLSIRGNVGVSRIPRKMIKLKHLETLDTRGTSVGTLPMEIIQLPELTNLFGLFQITSSSSSMRAFLSEKICRLQTLAGFFVDKSPNFVKALPRMPKLNKVKISCRQTAAPSNEVITDLLISLKECFEKDLSPRNIPLRSLSIDFGFSGNLAFLDKLEVPFPCSLQSLKLRGQLTRLPKFIESANLQELCLSGSNLGWEALSRLQCLQSLLYLKLTEQEPAAFKLGAEGFVWRSGGFVNLKRLCLVVAELPKIVIQHKAMPGLESLQLFCFRLGSISGIDHLLRLEEVVVASTFRGVAAEDLKRQVEAHPVRPKFVEKPHPSPPASRRELTRSIRIQSTDHERD